From the Chitinophaga lutea genome, the window CCGACACGCCTTTCCGGCAAAAAGAAAACTACTATAACGGCACCGCCACCTTCTGGCAGGCCAAGGGCGTGGTGAGCCGTTATTTCACCGGCAACCACGTACTGAAGGCCGGCGGCGAAGTGCAGGCAGGCGAGCAGGACCATCTCTACGCCGGTTTCGCCGAAATGGAATGGAAACTTTATCATTCCCTCGCACTCCGCACCGGTTTACGGTATGAATATTCAACGATACTGCGCGACGCCGTGCTCGCCCCGCGCATCAGCATGGCTTACCGGCTGAGCGACGGCTCGCAGCTGAACGCGGCATACGGCGTGTTTTACCAGAAGGCCGAAACGCGGTACCTGCTGGCGGCGCCGTACCTGCCGCAGGCGAAAGCATCGCACTACATCCTCAATTACCTGCGGCACAGCAGCGGGCGCCTGTTCAGGGCGGAGCTGTTCTACAAACAATATCACCGCCTCCTCAAAACGGCGCCGCACCTCGATATGAGCGGTAGCGGGCATGCCAGGGGCGTCGAGTTTTTCTGGCGCGATAAAAAAAGCGTGCAGGGGCTCGATTACTGGGTGAGTTATTCGTACCTCCACACCGAACGCAACCACCTGGATTTCCCGAAGATGATGGCCCCCTCGTTCGCTTCTCCGCACACCCTCACGGTAGTGGCCAAACGATTTTTCGAGCCCATCCGCACGAGCGTGAACATTTCGTATGCCCTGGCCGCCGGCCGCCCTTATTATGATATTTCGGCCAAAGGCGTGCTGCGCGACAAAGGCACCGCCAAAACCTATAACGTGCTGAACCTCGGCCTGGCCCATATGCTGAGCCTGTTCCCGAAATGGAAGGAAAAAGACTTCACCGTAATTGCAGCCGGCATCAACAACCTATTGGGCACCAGGCAGGTATTCGGCTATGAGTACAGTTACAACGGCCAGCGAAGGATGCCCGTTACGCTGCCGGCTACACGGAATTTTTTCATCGGCATCTTTATGAGCCTGGGCATCGACAGAACCGACGATTTTCTTAACGAGAATTTATAATCAAATCACACAACATGAAAAGGATCATCGCATCTCTCGCCGCTTTGCTGGCAGTGTTTACCCTCAAAGCCCAAACCCCGCTCGCAGGGGCCGTTTCCAAACTCAACGCCGCCCATACCGCGGGCGAATACCAGCAGCTGGCCAATGAATTCCAGCGCCTCGCCGGCGCGGCGCCGGACGACTGGCTGCCAACGTACTACGCCGCCGTGAGCAACATGCGGCTGGCATTCCTCCACAAAGACAAAGCCATGCTCTTTGCCGACCAGGCCGAAGCGCAGATCAAAAAAGCCGTGGCGCTGGTGACGCCGGCCGGTAACAAAAAGGACCTCGCAGAAGTGTACACCGTGTACAGTTTCATCAACCGCGCCAGGGTGGAAGCCGACCCGATGAGCAACGGCCGCAAGTACGGCCCCGTGGCAGGGCAGCAGCTGGCGCAGGCCCGCAAGGCTGACCCCGGTAATCCCCGTGCGCTGTACCTCGACGGTCACATCAAATACCAGACACCCGCGATGTGGGGCGGCGACAAGAAAAAAGCCAGAGAACTGTTCGCGGAGGCGCTCAAACAGTTCGATGTGAAGCCCGCTTCCGACACCGCGCCGCAATGGGGCCGCGAAGATTGTGAAAAAGCGATTCGTGTGGATTGAACCTAAAATAAATCCACCATCTGAAAGCCGGTGACAATGAAATGTTTAAAACGGCACAACAGGATCGAAGGACGTGAAAGGCAGGAGGGAAGCGGCATCGCAGGGAAGTAACAGGCGGGTTGAGCACCGGGGATATTGGTGTTGTTCCAACACAAAACAGGCAATTTTCATAACATCATGAACCTAAGTATTTTAAAAATGAAAGCATCCACAGAACGGAAAATCATACGCTGGCTCCATATTGTGCTCAGCATCCCGGTGATCGGTTATATTTACGGGCCGGTGGCCCGCATCCCGAATGCGGCGGCCGCCGTTCAGTTCGTATTCTTTCCGCTGATCGTACTCTCGGGCCTCTGGTTATGGAAAGGGCACTGGGTAAAAAAACAACTGTAAATTACAGGGAATGAACACCTTCTTCAACAAATACGCCGTGCGCATCGCCGTCACCCTGGTGTTTGTAGTGGTGGCCTGGACGATCAGGGCCAGCCTGGCGCCGATGCCCTTTTACCGGCACCTGCTGGCCTCCATACCCGTGGTGATCATCACGCAGTTCATCTGGAGCGTGCTCAACCTCATCCATAAACTGCTCAACCGCTGGATGCCGTTCCGCCAGTACCTCTACAGCCGCATCATCCTGCAGATCACCGTGGGGCTGCTGCTGGTCTGGGGCCTTCGGAGCTTCGCCCTGTACATGGCGCCGCGCGTGCTCGACATCACCATCGAACCGCTGGCAAGGGCCATGATCGCCACCATCAACAACCTCGTGTCGATCACCGTGAACCTGGCGCTCATCAGCGAGTACTTCACCGGCCGCTGGAAACAGAGCATCGTGAAAGCGGAACGGCTGGAAAAGGAAAAAGTGCAGATGCAGTTCATGCACCTCAAAAACCAGGTAGATCCGCATTTCCTGTTCAATGCGTTTACGTCGCT encodes:
- a CDS encoding sensor histidine kinase, which produces MNTFFNKYAVRIAVTLVFVVVAWTIRASLAPMPFYRHLLASIPVVIITQFIWSVLNLIHKLLNRWMPFRQYLYSRIILQITVGLLLVWGLRSFALYMAPRVLDITIEPLARAMIATINNLVSITVNLALISEYFTGRWKQSIVKAERLEKEKVQMQFMHLKNQVDPHFLFNAFTSLDSLVKTDPDLASRFIGHLSKVYRYALQHRDKDLVPLHTELSFLGHYITLQKIRFGPALEIDIQVDEKHHDRRVAMVTLQMLIDNAVKHNEVHAAHPLRIRIYVENDYLVVANNKQIRRQLAVSDKQGLQQLRQLYTFLGEREVMVQDGDDTFSVALPLL